The following are from one region of the Sphingomonas oryzagri genome:
- a CDS encoding ABC transporter permease/M1 family aminopeptidase, whose amino-acid sequence MFLKIAGFELRYQMRNPVFWVAAILFGLFAFGATTSDQIQIGSGGNVHKNAPYAIGQIYLIFSLFYMFVSTAFVANVIVRDDETGFGPIVRATRVTKTGYLFGRYLGAYLAATLGFLFIPLAIWIGTLMPWMDSEQLGPNSLSFYLAPYLWIALPNLFLTSALFFSLATVTRSMMATYVGVIAFLVLWTIVNVVFSRDHSHDVQLGYGEPLGFGAFSYATKYWTATERNTLTPPVDGMLLWNRAIWIVVGAAFLALAYSLFRFGTRPSRAARKRDAIAAQAAKTIETPPPAGPLPDPRFDRATAWAQLRARTRLEMVQVFRSPAYVVLLALGLFNAIGALTSLGEIFGTPVLPVTRVVINLLNGSFTIIPLIIAIYYGGELVWRERDRKTHEIIDASAVPDWAFAVPKALAVALVLISTLLISVLGAMVMQLIHGYDHFELGKYIVWYVLPNAADDLLIAILAVFVQAISPHKFVGWAIMLIFLVSQVVFAKLGLGDDLYNYAQVPSVPLSDMNGQGQYWIGAWSFRAYWGAFALLLLVLSHALWRRGTETRLMPRIRRLPRRLNGSAGVVAAVAVVAFAGIGAWCFTNTHVWNEYRTPLDDDQYQADYEKQLLPYEKVLQPAVTMAHVKVDLWPHDRKLVTTGVLDLVNRQTVPLSEVHVRMGTRDTKWTSLSVSGATLEKDYPRFQYRIYRFSTPLAPGAVAHIAFTTVRHQIGFRNNGDDMRVVDNGTFVDNSEIVPIVGMARDGLLQDRVKRRKYGLPAELRPAKLEDLSGTKFNQLHADWINTDITVTTDADQTPIAPGYKMADSTTNGRRTARFVTDAPIQNFFSIQSAHYQEKHIKHGGIDLAVYYDAQHPQNVDRMLAAFAHGLDYYQPAFGPYQFRQARIIEFPDYAQFAQAFAGTMPYSEGIGFIADLSDKTKIDYVTYVAAHELGHQWWAHQAVGADMQGATMLTESLAQYSALMVMEKLYGRDQIRRFLQFELDRYLRSRGGEVIEELPLDRVEDQQYIHYRKGSLVMYRLKDELGADRVNAALRRYLERFKFKPAPYPRSLDLIAEFRKGATPAENQLITDLFEKITLYDIKTKAATVRKLPDGRYETTLTVEAHKFYADGKGVETEAPLAERIDYGVFTAMPGRGLFAAKNVLALQRMAVHGGVQQIKLVTKDKPSYAGADPYNILIDRNSDDNVIATVG is encoded by the coding sequence ATGTTCCTCAAGATTGCGGGCTTCGAGCTTCGCTACCAGATGCGCAACCCGGTCTTCTGGGTGGCGGCCATCCTGTTCGGCCTGTTCGCCTTCGGGGCGACCACGTCGGACCAGATCCAGATCGGATCGGGCGGCAATGTCCACAAGAATGCGCCCTATGCGATTGGGCAGATCTACCTGATCTTCTCGCTTTTCTACATGTTCGTCTCGACCGCCTTCGTGGCGAACGTGATCGTGCGTGACGACGAGACCGGCTTCGGCCCGATCGTTCGCGCCACCCGTGTCACCAAGACTGGCTATCTGTTCGGTCGTTATCTGGGCGCTTACCTGGCCGCAACGCTGGGCTTCCTGTTCATCCCGCTCGCCATCTGGATCGGCACGCTGATGCCGTGGATGGATTCCGAGCAGCTCGGGCCGAACAGCCTGTCCTTCTACCTCGCGCCCTATCTGTGGATCGCGCTGCCCAACCTGTTCCTGACCTCGGCATTGTTCTTCTCCCTGGCGACCGTGACCCGATCGATGATGGCGACCTATGTCGGCGTGATCGCGTTCCTGGTGCTCTGGACGATCGTCAACGTCGTCTTCTCGCGGGATCACAGCCATGACGTGCAGCTGGGCTATGGTGAGCCGCTGGGCTTCGGGGCGTTTTCCTACGCGACGAAATACTGGACCGCGACCGAGCGCAACACGCTGACCCCGCCGGTGGACGGTATGCTGTTGTGGAACCGGGCGATCTGGATCGTGGTGGGGGCGGCGTTCCTGGCATTGGCCTATTCGCTCTTCCGCTTCGGCACGCGCCCGTCGCGCGCGGCGCGCAAGCGGGACGCGATCGCCGCGCAGGCGGCCAAGACGATCGAGACGCCGCCGCCTGCCGGGCCGCTGCCCGATCCGCGCTTCGATCGCGCGACCGCCTGGGCACAGCTGCGTGCCCGCACGCGGCTGGAGATGGTGCAGGTGTTCCGCAGCCCGGCCTATGTCGTGCTGCTGGCGCTCGGCCTGTTCAACGCGATCGGCGCGCTGACCAGTCTCGGCGAGATCTTCGGCACGCCGGTGTTGCCGGTGACGCGCGTCGTGATCAACCTGCTCAACGGCAGCTTCACGATCATCCCGCTGATCATCGCCATCTATTATGGCGGCGAGTTGGTCTGGCGCGAGCGCGATCGCAAGACGCACGAGATCATCGACGCGAGTGCGGTGCCTGACTGGGCCTTCGCGGTGCCCAAGGCGCTGGCCGTCGCGCTGGTGCTGATCTCCACCCTGCTGATCAGCGTGCTCGGCGCGATGGTGATGCAGCTGATCCACGGCTACGATCATTTCGAGCTGGGCAAGTATATCGTCTGGTACGTGCTGCCCAATGCGGCCGACGATCTGCTGATCGCCATCCTGGCGGTGTTCGTCCAGGCGATCAGCCCGCACAAGTTCGTCGGCTGGGCGATCATGCTGATCTTCCTGGTCTCCCAGGTGGTGTTCGCCAAGCTCGGCCTCGGCGACGATCTCTACAATTACGCGCAGGTGCCGTCCGTGCCGCTGTCCGACATGAACGGGCAGGGGCAGTATTGGATCGGTGCCTGGTCGTTCCGGGCCTATTGGGGCGCCTTCGCGCTGCTGCTGCTGGTGCTGAGCCATGCGCTCTGGCGGCGCGGCACCGAGACACGGCTGATGCCCCGTATCCGGCGCCTGCCGCGACGGCTGAACGGATCGGCGGGCGTGGTCGCGGCGGTGGCGGTTGTCGCCTTCGCCGGGATCGGCGCGTGGTGTTTCACCAACACCCACGTCTGGAACGAATATCGCACCCCGCTCGATGATGACCAGTATCAGGCGGATTACGAGAAGCAGCTGCTGCCCTATGAGAAGGTGCTGCAGCCCGCCGTCACCATGGCGCACGTGAAGGTCGATCTCTGGCCGCACGATCGGAAGCTGGTGACCACCGGCGTACTCGATCTGGTCAACCGCCAGACGGTGCCGCTGTCCGAAGTCCATGTCCGCATGGGCACGCGCGATACGAAATGGACTTCGCTCTCCGTCTCCGGCGCGACGCTGGAGAAGGATTATCCGCGCTTCCAGTATCGTATCTATCGCTTCTCCACGCCGCTGGCGCCGGGTGCGGTGGCGCATATCGCCTTCACCACCGTCCGCCACCAGATCGGCTTCCGCAACAATGGCGACGACATGCGCGTCGTCGACAACGGCACCTTCGTGGACAATAGCGAGATCGTGCCGATCGTCGGCATGGCGCGCGATGGGCTGCTGCAGGACCGGGTGAAACGCCGCAAATACGGCCTGCCCGCCGAGCTTCGCCCGGCCAAGCTGGAGGATCTTTCAGGCACGAAGTTCAACCAGCTTCACGCCGACTGGATCAACACCGACATCACCGTCACCACCGATGCCGATCAAACACCGATCGCGCCGGGCTACAAGATGGCGGATTCCACGACGAACGGCCGCCGCACGGCGCGTTTCGTCACCGATGCGCCGATCCAGAACTTCTTCTCGATCCAGTCCGCGCATTATCAGGAGAAGCACATCAAGCATGGCGGCATCGACCTCGCCGTCTATTACGATGCGCAGCACCCGCAGAATGTCGACCGGATGCTGGCCGCCTTCGCGCACGGGCTGGATTATTATCAGCCCGCCTTCGGGCCGTATCAGTTCCGGCAGGCGCGGATCATCGAGTTCCCCGATTATGCGCAGTTCGCGCAGGCCTTCGCGGGGACGATGCCCTATTCGGAAGGTATCGGCTTCATCGCGGACCTCTCCGACAAGACCAAGATCGATTACGTCACCTACGTCGCCGCGCACGAACTGGGTCACCAATGGTGGGCGCACCAGGCGGTCGGTGCCGATATGCAGGGCGCGACCATGCTCACTGAGAGCCTCGCCCAATATTCAGCACTGATGGTGATGGAAAAGCTCTACGGGCGCGACCAGATCCGTCGCTTCCTGCAGTTCGAGCTGGATCGCTACCTGCGTTCGCGCGGCGGCGAGGTGATCGAGGAACTGCCGCTCGATCGTGTCGAGGATCAGCAATATATCCACTACCGCAAGGGTTCGCTGGTCATGTACCGGCTCAAGGATGAGCTGGGTGCGGATCGGGTGAACGCCGCGCTCCGTCGGTATCTGGAGCGTTTCAAGTTCAAGCCGGCGCCTTACCCGCGCTCGCTCGATCTGATTGCCGAGTTCCGCAAGGGCGCGACGCCGGCCGAGAACCAGCTGATCACCGATCTGTTCGAGAAAATCACGCTCTACGATATCAAGACCAAGGCGGCGACCGTTCGCAAGTTGCCCGACGGCCGCTACGAGACGACGCTGACGGTCGAGGCCCACAAATTCTACGCCGACGGCAAGGGCGTGGAGACGGAGGCGCCGTTGGCCGAGCGGATCGATTACGGCGTGTTTACCGCGATGCCGGGCCGCGGCCTGTTCGCGGCGAAGAACGTGCTCGCGCTGCAGCGCATGGCCGTCCATGGCGGCGTGCAGCAGATCAAGCTCGTGACCAAGGACAAGCCGAGCTACGCGGGCGCCGATCCCTACAATATCCTGATCGATCGCAATTCGGACGATAACGTGATCGCGACGGTCGGCTGA
- a CDS encoding ABC transporter ATP-binding protein, which produces MLTITGLSHVYGNGTRALDGVNLTIPAGMFGLLGPNGAGKSTLMRTIATLQSPTSGSILFDGLDVLKEPEALRRTLGYLPQDFGVYPRGSAYDMLDHMAVLKGIGHGGERKQTVEALLHKVNLWDVRKKALAGFSGGMRQRFGIAQALIGNPRLIIVDEPTAGLDPEERNRFLNLLAEIGDNVVVILSTHIVEDVADLCPRMAVLAGGRILLEGAPLDLIAETQGRVWQKTIDRAELDDHMRDYRVISTRLFAGRTIIHVASDGSPGPGFTPVTGNLEDVYFSTLDASRRPVTPVAA; this is translated from the coding sequence ATGCTGACGATCACGGGGCTGAGCCATGTCTACGGTAATGGAACGCGCGCGCTCGATGGCGTGAACCTGACCATTCCGGCCGGTATGTTCGGTCTGTTGGGGCCTAATGGTGCCGGCAAGTCGACGCTGATGCGCACCATTGCCACGCTCCAGTCGCCGACATCCGGCAGCATCCTGTTCGACGGTCTCGACGTGCTCAAGGAGCCGGAGGCGCTGCGCCGCACGCTCGGCTATCTGCCGCAGGATTTCGGTGTCTACCCGCGCGGTTCCGCCTACGACATGCTCGATCACATGGCCGTGCTGAAGGGCATCGGCCATGGTGGCGAGCGCAAGCAGACGGTCGAGGCGCTGCTCCACAAGGTCAATCTCTGGGACGTGCGCAAGAAGGCGCTGGCTGGCTTTTCGGGCGGTATGCGCCAGCGTTTCGGCATCGCACAGGCGCTGATCGGCAATCCGCGCCTGATCATCGTCGACGAGCCGACGGCCGGCCTCGATCCTGAAGAGCGCAACCGCTTCCTCAATCTGCTGGCGGAGATCGGCGACAATGTCGTCGTCATCCTCTCCACCCACATCGTCGAGGACGTGGCGGATCTCTGCCCGCGCATGGCGGTGCTGGCGGGTGGGCGCATCCTGCTGGAAGGCGCGCCGCTCGATCTGATCGCCGAGACGCAGGGCCGTGTCTGGCAGAAGACGATCGACCGGGCGGAACTCGACGATCACATGCGCGACTATCGCGTGATCTCGACCCGTCTGTTCGCCGGCCGCACGATCATCCACGTCGCCTCGGACGGCTCGCCGGGACCGGGGTTCACGCCGGTGACCGGCAATCTCGAGGACGTCTATTTCTCGACGCTCGACGCCTCGCGTCGTCCCGTCACGCCCGTCGCCGCCTGA
- a CDS encoding glutathione S-transferase family protein, with amino-acid sequence MRPTITAFECSPDGGKGLARDTRIRWALEEVTQPYDVRFVSFAAMKEPAHLALHPFGQIPTYEEDGMAIFETGAIVLHIAETRAGLLPVDPDARARAITWMFAALNTVEPPILDLTVARIIEGDRPWAAERLPLVLDRIRARLAQLSVRLGEAEWLDDVFSAGDLLMVSVLLRLRMSGLLDEYPNLGAYVARGEARPAYRRAFEAQRAVNAPTS; translated from the coding sequence ATGAGACCGACCATCACGGCCTTTGAATGTTCGCCCGATGGCGGGAAGGGACTCGCCCGCGACACGCGCATCCGCTGGGCATTGGAGGAGGTAACGCAGCCTTACGACGTCCGCTTCGTCTCCTTCGCCGCGATGAAGGAACCCGCGCACCTCGCCCTCCATCCGTTCGGCCAGATCCCGACCTATGAAGAGGATGGTATGGCGATTTTCGAGACGGGAGCCATCGTGCTCCACATCGCGGAGACGCGCGCAGGATTGCTGCCGGTTGATCCCGATGCACGGGCGCGTGCGATCACCTGGATGTTCGCGGCGCTGAATACGGTCGAGCCGCCCATCCTCGACCTCACAGTGGCGCGCATCATCGAGGGCGACAGGCCGTGGGCGGCGGAGCGCCTTCCTCTGGTGCTCGATCGCATCCGCGCGCGCCTCGCGCAACTGTCCGTCCGGTTGGGTGAGGCGGAGTGGCTCGACGACGTATTCTCTGCCGGCGACCTGCTGATGGTCTCGGTCCTGCTTCGCCTGCGTATGTCCGGTTTGCTGGACGAATATCCCAATCTCGGCGCTTATGTCGCCCGTGGCGAGGCGCGTCCTGCTTATCGGCGTGCGTTCGAGGCGCAACGGGCGGTCAACGCGCCGACCTCCTAG